A window from Streptomyces sp. NBC_00271 encodes these proteins:
- a CDS encoding bifunctional glycosyltransferase family 2/GtrA family protein: MTPTPHLTELDARVERPAPFQPVERSLLPHAGTATVDIVVPVYNEERALPGCLRTLHARLSQGFPFPWRITVADNASTDETLATARRLADELPGVGVVHLNRKGRGLALRTVWGASNADIVAYMDVDLSTGLDGLLPLVAPLASGHSDLAIGSRLASGARTVRGPRREFISRCYNGIIRLTHGVRFTDAQCGFKAARTDVLRPLLEVTRDDAWFFDTELLLLAEHNRLRIHEVPVDWVEDVDTRVDVVSTAREDLRGLWRMARLKASGDARVEVRTRPEPAAEHPDAVLAPSTRRGVLSWEVGCFLAIGVVSTVGQALLYWLLRGWWSPVVANLISLFGLTVLNTEANRRLTFRYSTTPPARAHLGAGGLFVLGYLVTSAAVLWFKRLDPGASPAAETAVLATASVAVTCVRFAVLRLAVFTAPRSRTR, from the coding sequence ATGACTCCCACCCCCCACCTCACCGAACTCGACGCCCGCGTGGAGCGCCCCGCCCCCTTCCAGCCCGTGGAACGTTCGCTTCTCCCACACGCCGGTACCGCGACGGTGGACATCGTCGTTCCGGTCTACAACGAGGAACGAGCGCTGCCCGGCTGCCTGCGCACGCTCCACGCCCGTCTGTCCCAGGGCTTCCCCTTCCCCTGGCGGATCACTGTCGCCGACAACGCCAGCACCGACGAAACCCTCGCCACCGCCCGCCGCCTCGCGGACGAGCTGCCCGGCGTCGGCGTCGTCCACCTGAACCGCAAAGGGCGCGGACTCGCGCTGCGCACCGTCTGGGGCGCCAGCAACGCGGACATCGTGGCGTACATGGACGTGGACCTCTCCACCGGCCTCGACGGACTGCTTCCGCTGGTCGCGCCCCTGGCCAGCGGTCACTCGGACCTCGCGATCGGCTCCCGGCTCGCTTCCGGCGCACGCACGGTCCGCGGCCCGCGCCGCGAGTTCATCTCCCGCTGCTACAACGGCATCATCCGGCTCACCCATGGAGTCCGCTTCACCGACGCCCAGTGCGGATTCAAGGCGGCCCGCACAGACGTGCTCCGGCCGCTGTTGGAAGTGACGCGCGACGACGCGTGGTTCTTCGACACCGAGCTGCTCCTGCTCGCCGAGCACAACAGACTGCGTATCCACGAGGTCCCGGTCGACTGGGTCGAGGACGTCGACACCCGGGTGGATGTGGTGAGCACCGCCAGGGAAGACCTGCGGGGCCTGTGGCGCATGGCGCGGCTCAAGGCGTCCGGTGACGCCCGGGTCGAGGTGCGGACGCGCCCCGAGCCGGCCGCCGAACACCCCGACGCCGTCCTCGCCCCCTCCACACGACGCGGTGTGCTGTCGTGGGAGGTCGGCTGTTTCCTCGCGATCGGTGTCGTCTCCACGGTCGGACAGGCCTTGCTGTACTGGCTGTTGCGCGGTTGGTGGTCTCCGGTCGTCGCCAACCTGATCTCGCTGTTCGGCCTCACCGTCCTCAACACCGAGGCGAACCGCCGCCTCACCTTCCGGTACTCCACCACCCCACCCGCACGTGCGCACCTCGGTGCCGGGGGTCTGTTCGTCCTCGGCTATCTGGTCACCTCCGCTGCGGTGCTGTGGTTCAAGCGGCTCGATCCCGGTGCCTCACCGGCCGCGGAGACCGCGGTCCTCGCCACGGCGTCCGTCGCGGTCACCTGCGTGCGCTTCGCCGTGCTGCGGCTGGCTGTCTTCACCGCCCCCCGTAGCCGTACCCGTTGA
- a CDS encoding GNAT family N-acetyltransferase: MQTVLRGALVTLRPSTVGDIPALAAIRTTPEVYTRWRGGDDLTAAVTEDLEDPGARTFTVEHDGRVVGAIQWGAEDEPDYRHANIDIYLDPAVHGRGLGTDAVRALARHLIDDHGYRRLVIDPAADNAAAIRCYRKVGFRPVGIMRQYERGPDGSWHDGLLMDLLAEELE, encoded by the coding sequence ATGCAGACGGTCCTGCGCGGAGCCCTGGTGACGCTTCGCCCGTCGACCGTGGGCGATATCCCGGCTCTGGCCGCGATCCGGACCACGCCTGAGGTGTACACGCGCTGGCGGGGCGGCGACGACCTGACGGCCGCCGTGACCGAGGACCTCGAAGATCCCGGGGCCCGGACCTTCACGGTCGAGCACGACGGCCGGGTGGTCGGCGCTATCCAGTGGGGAGCCGAGGACGAGCCCGACTACCGGCATGCCAACATCGACATCTATCTCGACCCGGCGGTACACGGGCGCGGCCTTGGCACTGACGCCGTCCGCGCCCTGGCACGCCACCTGATCGATGATCACGGATACCGCCGACTGGTGATCGACCCGGCCGCAGACAATGCCGCTGCCATCCGGTGCTACCGCAAGGTCGGCTTCCGCCCGGTGGGCATCATGCGGCAGTACGAGCGTGGCCCGGACGGCAGCTGGCACGACGGGCTGCTGATGGACCTGTTGGCGGAGGAGCTGGAGTAA
- a CDS encoding sensor histidine kinase, with protein sequence MTRFLPRPPKSVRRRLILGATLLATAAVLTSQAIGYVVLRSWLLDRVDEQLVEFHTPAPAYDDALQGRLPDPGERPDILPSDFHVYFYDSSGRRLNDSLGSETKPGPRLADQAEELGLRDGHPETVPAVSGDGRWRVLLNPGPDGMSAVVTLPLDTVDGATSKLLWLNAVLLAVTIVALIALGRWVVRLGLLPLTRMERTAQDITAGRLDLRLADTDARTEIGRLGRVLNSMLDRLQRALVAREASEARLRRFVADAGHELRTPLTAIQGYAQLALRPEPRSALERNEANRFIAQNAERMSLLVDDLQLLATLDKEPSYRRERVDLLSLAADAVSAAAVHSESHPVDLGPLRTPADPTGAEELDVAETVGDPHRLRQIVENLLSNARTHTPPGTRVHVHVGTTEAGPGTGGTDRPGRTTASPPLPEGLPITVIEVSDEGPGLEPVDAELVFERFYRADPARSRIHGGSGLGLAIAATIAEGHGGRLELDTGTGRGCTFRLVLPAADSGQEPR encoded by the coding sequence GTGACCCGGTTCCTGCCCCGGCCGCCCAAGTCGGTGCGACGGCGCCTCATCCTCGGCGCCACTCTGCTCGCCACCGCGGCAGTCCTGACCTCCCAGGCGATCGGCTACGTGGTGCTTCGCTCCTGGCTGCTGGACCGCGTCGACGAGCAGCTTGTCGAGTTCCATACACCGGCTCCCGCCTATGACGACGCGCTCCAAGGCAGGCTCCCGGACCCGGGGGAACGCCCGGACATACTTCCCTCGGACTTCCACGTCTACTTCTACGACTCCTCCGGGCGCCGTCTGAACGACTCCCTGGGCTCCGAGACCAAGCCAGGACCCCGGTTGGCCGATCAGGCGGAGGAGCTCGGACTGCGGGACGGCCACCCCGAAACCGTGCCCGCCGTCAGTGGTGACGGCCGCTGGCGGGTGCTGCTGAACCCCGGTCCGGACGGCATGAGCGCGGTGGTCACCCTTCCGCTCGACACCGTCGACGGTGCCACATCGAAGCTCCTGTGGCTGAACGCCGTGCTGCTCGCCGTCACGATCGTCGCCCTGATCGCCCTGGGCCGGTGGGTGGTTCGTCTGGGGCTGCTGCCTCTGACCAGAATGGAACGGACGGCTCAGGACATCACCGCAGGCCGGCTCGATCTGCGTTTGGCAGACACCGATGCGCGTACCGAGATCGGACGACTCGGCCGGGTCCTGAACTCCATGCTCGACCGCCTGCAGAGGGCGCTGGTGGCCCGGGAGGCCTCGGAGGCCCGCCTTCGCCGGTTCGTCGCCGACGCCGGGCACGAATTGCGCACTCCGCTCACCGCCATCCAGGGCTACGCCCAACTCGCCCTCCGCCCGGAACCGCGCTCGGCCCTCGAACGAAACGAGGCCAACCGGTTCATCGCACAGAACGCGGAACGCATGAGTCTGCTCGTCGACGACCTCCAGTTGCTCGCGACCCTCGACAAAGAACCCTCCTACCGCAGGGAGCGGGTCGACCTGCTGTCCCTCGCGGCGGACGCCGTCAGCGCCGCCGCCGTCCACAGCGAGTCCCACCCCGTCGACCTCGGCCCGCTGCGCACCCCGGCCGATCCCACCGGGGCCGAGGAACTCGACGTTGCGGAGACTGTCGGCGACCCGCACCGATTGCGTCAGATCGTGGAGAACCTGCTCTCCAACGCCCGCACCCACACCCCGCCGGGCACCCGCGTCCACGTTCACGTCGGCACGACCGAGGCGGGTCCCGGAACCGGAGGCACGGACCGACCCGGACGCACCACCGCTTCACCGCCTCTGCCGGAGGGCCTGCCGATCACCGTGATCGAGGTGTCGGACGAAGGGCCGGGCCTCGAACCCGTCGACGCCGAGCTCGTCTTCGAGCGCTTCTACCGCGCCGACCCCGCCCGCTCCCGCATCCACGGCGGCAGCGGCCTCGGCCTGGCCATCGCCGCGACCATCGCCGAGGGCCACGGCGGCCGCCTCGAACTCGACACGGGCACCGGCCGCGGCTGCACCTTCCGCCTGGTTCTGCCCGCAGCCGACTCCGGCCAGGAACCCCGCTGA
- a CDS encoding SpoIIE family protein phosphatase: protein MAPGAAKAGSHPQPSGLSFPADSYKTPRGAETLTLALKATECLEGRGAFLHWWDPAARRLRMVAASGLAAESAEAWADLSAEQDVAPIRAMRRGHYAWVAGDSLGMGAAGTAAVPLLGADGPVGVLSVITAGPGEPEEAQRSFLRSVAGWAAARLEDLPSTPPVRRSVAGSERTVQMGKLTSALAEAVTSREVVQAVAAHVLPPFGADGLIVWVFESGRQHVVDSAGYTQEFLSLLDGLAVTDYPVAADVFGTCAPRFIESAAEYCRRYPTLKPIPAASQKNAWAFLPMIASGNAIGMCLVSFTRQRSFTDEERTLLTALSGLVGQSLARARLYDVEHARAQELQRGLLPRTLPRLPAACAAARYLPAGRGEQVGGDWYDVIPLSADRVAMVIGDVMGHGTPEAATMGQLRTAVRTLADLDIPPAELLSRLNDLVSDLSEDCYATCLYAVFDPITRICSFSLAGHPPPVVVHPDGTVHRPDLTADPPLGAAEPPFETHQMLLPEESLLVLYTDGLVESATRFIDQGLTRLQQVLAQHAAPTFTTSDEDDDVRRLDDLCDTVVSALLPDHARTNDDAALLIAHTRAIHAGDVASWILPEDPRAAKQAREHVRNQLAAWELDELAITTELLASELVGNVIRHAKGPIRLRLLRSRSLTCEVYDGSLSTPRIRHAAHTDEGGRGLQLVAALSKRWGARYHHDGKCIWTEQDIPHHAA, encoded by the coding sequence TTGGCACCTGGGGCAGCCAAAGCCGGGAGTCACCCTCAGCCGTCAGGGCTGAGCTTTCCTGCCGACTCGTACAAAACGCCGCGGGGCGCGGAGACACTGACGCTGGCCCTCAAGGCCACCGAGTGCCTGGAAGGCCGGGGCGCGTTCCTGCACTGGTGGGACCCTGCTGCTCGCCGGCTGCGCATGGTTGCGGCCAGCGGGTTGGCCGCAGAGAGCGCCGAGGCGTGGGCGGATCTGTCCGCTGAGCAGGACGTGGCGCCCATACGCGCCATGCGGCGCGGTCACTATGCCTGGGTGGCCGGGGACAGCCTGGGTATGGGGGCGGCCGGCACGGCAGCAGTGCCGCTCCTCGGCGCCGACGGGCCGGTTGGTGTGCTGTCCGTGATCACGGCAGGGCCCGGCGAGCCGGAAGAGGCACAGCGATCCTTTCTGCGGTCGGTGGCAGGATGGGCCGCTGCGCGCCTGGAGGACTTGCCCAGCACGCCACCCGTCCGTCGTTCGGTGGCCGGCTCTGAGCGGACTGTCCAGATGGGCAAGCTGACCTCGGCGCTCGCCGAGGCCGTCACCTCCCGGGAGGTCGTACAGGCCGTCGCGGCGCACGTCCTGCCCCCATTCGGCGCCGACGGGCTCATAGTCTGGGTGTTCGAAAGCGGCCGACAGCATGTGGTTGACTCCGCCGGATACACACAGGAATTCCTCAGCCTGCTTGACGGGCTCGCGGTCACCGACTACCCCGTGGCCGCCGACGTGTTCGGGACGTGCGCTCCCCGGTTCATCGAATCGGCCGCAGAGTACTGCCGACGCTATCCAACACTGAAACCCATACCGGCCGCGTCCCAGAAGAACGCGTGGGCGTTCCTGCCCATGATCGCCTCCGGGAACGCCATCGGCATGTGTTTGGTGTCCTTCACCCGGCAGCGCTCCTTCACCGACGAGGAGCGCACGCTGCTGACCGCCTTGAGCGGTCTGGTCGGCCAGTCGCTGGCGCGGGCCCGCTTGTACGACGTGGAACACGCCCGGGCACAGGAGCTGCAGCGTGGCTTGCTGCCCCGGACACTGCCCCGCTTGCCTGCCGCCTGCGCTGCCGCACGCTACCTGCCTGCGGGCCGGGGCGAGCAAGTCGGTGGCGACTGGTACGACGTGATCCCGCTGTCCGCCGACAGGGTCGCCATGGTGATCGGCGACGTCATGGGACACGGCACCCCCGAAGCGGCCACCATGGGCCAGCTGCGCACCGCGGTGCGCACCCTCGCCGACCTGGACATACCCCCTGCCGAGCTGCTCAGCCGTCTCAACGACCTGGTCAGCGACCTGAGCGAGGACTGCTACGCCACCTGCCTGTACGCCGTCTTCGACCCGATCACCCGGATATGCTCGTTCTCTCTGGCCGGTCATCCCCCACCGGTCGTCGTCCATCCCGACGGCACTGTCCACAGGCCCGACCTGACCGCCGACCCGCCACTGGGAGCCGCCGAGCCACCGTTCGAAACGCACCAGATGCTCCTGCCCGAGGAGAGCCTGCTGGTCCTGTACACCGACGGACTCGTCGAATCCGCCACCCGCTTCATCGACCAAGGACTGACCCGACTGCAACAGGTCCTCGCCCAGCACGCGGCGCCCACCTTCACGACATCCGACGAGGACGACGACGTCCGGCGCCTGGACGACCTGTGCGACACAGTGGTCTCGGCCCTGCTGCCCGACCACGCCCGGACGAACGACGACGCAGCGCTGCTGATCGCCCACACGCGGGCCATCCACGCCGGTGACGTCGCCTCCTGGATCCTCCCGGAGGATCCCCGCGCGGCCAAACAGGCCCGCGAACACGTCCGAAACCAACTGGCCGCCTGGGAACTGGACGAGCTAGCGATCACCACCGAGCTGCTCGCCAGCGAACTGGTCGGCAACGTGATCCGGCACGCCAAGGGCCCCATCCGCCTGCGCCTGCTACGCAGCCGCTCGCTGACCTGTGAGGTCTACGACGGCAGCCTCAGCACCCCCCGCATCCGCCACGCCGCCCACACCGACGAGGGCGGCCGCGGCCTGCAACTCGTCGCCGCCCTCTCCAAACGCTGGGGCGCCCGCTACCACCATGACGGCAAATGCATCTGGACCGAACAAGACATCCCGCACCACGCCGCATGA
- a CDS encoding IS3 family transposase (programmed frameshift) — protein sequence MGRRSPYPAEFRNDAVALYRAAGGKRTYAAVAADVGVTGETLRSWVRQADEHAGRDHGYGEQGAESRDEELGRLRAENGRLRKAEKEWELERGDPAPGSGLFRARDEVKTRRWDFVSAHAEVFGVQRICRVLRVSRSGYYRWLAGAKTRQERQAADNALLVEIREIHTEHKGTYGVRRIHAELRGLGHTVNRKRVERLMRINRLEGRHLRRRKRTTVPDRLAPPAPDLVQRDFRARKLNEKWCGDITYVQVGGTWLYLACVLDICSRRVIGWSMASHMRAELVIDALKMAVSTRGGRVGGVIFHADRGSQYTSAAFAQVCDGFGIRRSMGRVGSSYDNALAESFSQGLKRETMHPRLFSTMRQARLEIFQWLTYYNARRRHSALSYLSPAEFEQQQQRERKLTLAA from the exons GTGGGACGTAGGTCTCCGTATCCGGCGGAGTTCAGGAACGATGCGGTGGCGTTGTACCGCGCGGCGGGTGGGAAACGCACGTATGCGGCGGTCGCGGCGGATGTCGGGGTGACCGGCGAGACCCTGCGGAGCTGGGTGCGCCAGGCCGACGAGCACGCGGGCCGCGATCACGGCTATGGCGAGCAGGGCGCGGAGAGCCGGGACGAGGAACTGGGCAGGCTGCGCGCGGAGAACGGTCGGCTGCGCAAAGCGGAGAAGGAATGGGAACTTGAGCGGG GAGATCCTGCGCCGGGCAGCGGCCTGTTTCGCGCAAGAGATGAAGTGAAGACCCGCCGCTGGGACTTCGTCTCCGCCCACGCAGAGGTCTTCGGCGTCCAGCGGATATGCCGGGTCCTTCGGGTCTCTCGCTCGGGCTACTACCGGTGGCTCGCCGGCGCGAAGACCCGTCAAGAACGGCAGGCCGCCGACAACGCCCTGCTCGTGGAGATCCGTGAGATCCATACCGAACACAAGGGCACCTACGGAGTCCGGCGCATCCATGCCGAGCTACGGGGCCTCGGGCACACGGTCAATCGCAAGCGGGTCGAGCGTCTGATGCGCATCAACCGGCTCGAGGGCCGCCACCTGCGGCGCCGCAAGCGCACCACGGTCCCCGATCGGCTCGCGCCGCCTGCCCCAGACCTCGTCCAACGCGACTTCCGTGCCAGGAAGTTGAATGAGAAGTGGTGCGGCGACATCACATACGTGCAGGTCGGCGGGACGTGGTTGTACCTCGCCTGCGTCCTGGACATCTGTTCACGCCGGGTGATCGGCTGGTCGATGGCCTCACACATGCGTGCGGAGCTGGTCATCGACGCCCTGAAGATGGCGGTATCGACCCGCGGTGGCCGCGTGGGCGGGGTGATTTTTCACGCGGACCGCGGCTCCCAGTACACGTCGGCCGCGTTCGCGCAGGTCTGCGATGGTTTCGGAATCCGCAGGAGCATGGGCCGGGTCGGCTCGAGTTATGACAATGCCCTCGCAGAGTCGTTCTCGCAGGGGCTCAAGAGAGAGACGATGCACCCGAGGCTGTTCTCCACGATGCGGCAGGCAAGGCTGGAGATCTTCCAGTGGCTCACGTACTACAACGCACGCAGGCGCCACAGCGCTCTCAGCTACCTCTCGCCAGCCGAGTTCGAACAGCAACAGCAGAGAGAACGTAAACTCACACTCGCAGCATGA
- a CDS encoding ArnT family glycosyltransferase gives MSNYAHIRPAPAASAHDGRGTSTSVRSLPAWAVPAALGAVLVLAAVLYGWALGSLGWGNSYYSAAVKSMGKSWTNFLFGSFDPAGVITVDKPPAALWPQVISSKIFGMHGWALILPQVLEGVAGVLVLHRTVRRWAGEGAALIAALVLTLTPITVAINRDNNPDTLLVLLLVSAAYALTRALQAEGRAATWWLCASGFLIGCGFLTKMLAAWMVIPAFAVAWLVGGRGPWIPRVRRLLSAGAILAASSLWWVAMVALWPGDRPYIGGSKDGSAWDLVIGYNGLGRVFGSSDGTPQTMGGFAGGFGGQSGLGRLFGVQVGGQISWLLPVCALALAVAVAGAVLRRRGGLPDSAVLPASGWLLWGTWLVVCGAVFSTQKGIFHPYYTTQLAPAIAALCGGLMAALVRIHRAGLRWAPLVGVAAVVVSVAWAVALVRREPDWNGWLVWPVLLVGCVAVVLLVLSRRRGRLSTVAGCAAVASVLLAPGAWAVAVPGSISTGGSNPMAGPQTLGFGGGGGMPRQGSNGGDLPSGMPSGMPSNMPGFPGGGTSSGQTAEPPSGGVPSGMPTGGANGMPGAPGEAGSKSRGAPSFPGAGSGRAPGGRGGFGSGKLTAQQRKIIQYAVEHAPHARIKLAVEGGALNASAYILGTDETVIAMGGFTNSDNSPSVAQLEKWTKDGELRYILGSDTNGGGVPGLSGGYTKQRSDWIADHCTKVPASAYGGTSGTSSQQDGGGAMGSGGGNVLYDCAAK, from the coding sequence ATGAGCAACTACGCGCACATCAGGCCCGCACCGGCGGCATCGGCACACGACGGGAGAGGTACGAGTACGTCCGTCCGCTCGCTCCCCGCCTGGGCGGTACCCGCGGCGCTCGGAGCCGTCCTCGTGCTCGCGGCCGTCCTTTACGGCTGGGCACTGGGCTCCCTGGGGTGGGGCAACAGCTACTACTCGGCGGCCGTGAAGTCGATGGGGAAGAGCTGGACCAATTTCCTCTTCGGCTCCTTCGACCCGGCCGGCGTGATCACGGTCGACAAGCCCCCGGCCGCGCTGTGGCCGCAGGTGATCAGCAGCAAGATCTTCGGGATGCACGGCTGGGCGCTGATCCTGCCGCAGGTGCTCGAAGGTGTGGCCGGGGTGCTGGTGCTGCACCGCACCGTGCGCCGCTGGGCGGGGGAGGGAGCGGCGCTGATCGCGGCTCTGGTGCTCACCCTGACGCCCATCACCGTGGCCATCAACCGGGACAACAACCCGGACACGCTGCTGGTCCTGCTGCTGGTGTCGGCGGCGTACGCGCTCACCCGTGCGCTGCAGGCCGAGGGCCGGGCCGCGACCTGGTGGCTGTGCGCGAGTGGCTTCCTGATCGGGTGCGGATTCCTCACCAAAATGCTCGCCGCCTGGATGGTCATCCCCGCGTTCGCCGTCGCCTGGCTCGTGGGAGGACGCGGCCCCTGGATACCGCGAGTGCGGCGTCTGCTGAGCGCAGGAGCCATCCTGGCGGCGTCCTCCTTGTGGTGGGTCGCCATGGTGGCCCTGTGGCCGGGCGACCGCCCCTACATCGGCGGCAGTAAGGACGGCTCGGCCTGGGATCTCGTGATCGGCTACAACGGACTGGGGAGGGTCTTCGGCTCCAGCGACGGAACGCCTCAGACGATGGGCGGGTTCGCCGGGGGATTCGGCGGTCAGTCCGGCCTGGGCCGGCTGTTCGGCGTACAGGTGGGCGGTCAGATCAGCTGGCTGCTGCCGGTCTGTGCGCTGGCCCTGGCCGTCGCCGTCGCCGGCGCGGTACTGCGCCGACGCGGCGGACTGCCCGACTCCGCCGTACTGCCGGCCTCCGGCTGGCTGCTGTGGGGAACCTGGCTGGTGGTCTGCGGGGCCGTGTTCTCGACCCAGAAGGGCATCTTCCACCCCTACTACACCACTCAGCTCGCCCCGGCGATCGCCGCCCTGTGCGGCGGACTGATGGCTGCCCTCGTCCGCATCCACCGCGCCGGCCTGCGCTGGGCGCCTCTGGTCGGCGTAGCCGCGGTCGTGGTGAGCGTCGCCTGGGCCGTGGCGCTGGTTCGCCGTGAGCCCGACTGGAACGGCTGGCTGGTGTGGCCCGTGCTGCTGGTCGGTTGCGTCGCGGTCGTCCTGCTGGTGCTGTCACGACGCCGTGGCCGGCTGTCGACGGTTGCCGGTTGTGCCGCGGTCGCATCGGTTCTGCTGGCGCCGGGAGCGTGGGCGGTGGCCGTACCCGGCTCCATCAGCACGGGGGGCTCCAACCCGATGGCCGGTCCGCAGACGCTCGGATTCGGCGGAGGGGGTGGCATGCCCCGGCAGGGCTCGAACGGTGGAGACCTTCCCTCGGGCATGCCGTCCGGGATGCCGTCGAACATGCCGGGCTTCCCCGGCGGTGGCACCTCTTCGGGACAGACCGCTGAACCTCCGTCCGGCGGAGTGCCTTCCGGCATGCCCACAGGAGGAGCGAACGGTATGCCCGGTGCACCCGGGGAAGCGGGCTCGAAAAGCCGCGGCGCACCCTCGTTCCCAGGTGCTGGCTCAGGAAGGGCCCCTGGTGGGCGCGGCGGCTTCGGTAGCGGGAAACTCACCGCCCAACAGCGCAAGATCATCCAGTACGCCGTCGAGCACGCACCCCACGCACGCATCAAGCTCGCCGTCGAGGGCGGCGCCCTCAACGCCAGCGCCTACATCCTGGGCACCGACGAGACCGTCATCGCCATGGGCGGCTTCACCAACAGCGACAACTCGCCGTCGGTGGCCCAGTTGGAGAAATGGACCAAGGACGGCGAACTACGCTACATCCTGGGCTCCGACACGAACGGCGGAGGCGTGCCGGGCCTGTCCGGCGGATACACCAAGCAGCGCTCCGACTGGATCGCCGACCACTGCACCAAGGTTCCGGCGTCGGCATACGGCGGCACCTCCGGCACGTCGTCACAGCAAGACGGCGGCGGTGCGATGGGATCCGGGGGAGGCAACGTGCTCTACGACTGCGCCGCCAAGTAG
- a CDS encoding expansin EXLX1 family cellulose-binding protein — translation MQETRQIARQRRRRRRLMVGTTTGLVVTGLLVCLAMAMQPDRKEDAGRAPATTVANSQETDPPALPEKKKSSPTPSPSKVSASPSAGAKKPKASASPSGTPSSTSPGKTFTTSSLAGRIRGKVTYPGVATVYKAGVGDGACSYGPSGDMMIAAMNTTDYETSKACGAYILVHAADGASVTVRITNECPLPCAPGQLDLSEQAFAKLAPVSTGRIAITWSLVSPSSSGTISIRYKNGSSPYWCGVQAIGHRNPLARLEVSTGGGWRQLTRTDYNYFLSPDGSGCGKAIRLTDIYGEQLTINGIALRPDVVQSTGVQFARH, via the coding sequence ATGCAAGAAACACGCCAGATCGCGCGGCAGCGCAGGCGCAGACGCCGGCTGATGGTGGGTACTACCACGGGGCTGGTCGTCACAGGTCTCCTCGTCTGCTTGGCCATGGCGATGCAGCCGGACCGCAAGGAGGATGCCGGGCGGGCTCCAGCCACGACCGTCGCCAACTCCCAGGAGACTGACCCACCAGCATTGCCCGAGAAGAAGAAGTCCTCCCCCACACCTTCCCCGTCCAAAGTCTCCGCGTCCCCGTCGGCCGGGGCCAAGAAACCGAAGGCCTCTGCGTCCCCGTCGGGGACGCCGTCATCGACGTCACCGGGGAAGACGTTCACCACGTCCTCCTTGGCCGGACGGATCCGAGGCAAAGTCACCTACCCGGGAGTCGCCACCGTCTACAAGGCCGGGGTCGGGGACGGCGCCTGCTCGTATGGCCCGAGCGGCGACATGATGATCGCGGCGATGAACACCACCGACTACGAGACGTCCAAGGCCTGCGGGGCATACATACTCGTTCACGCGGCGGACGGTGCCTCCGTCACCGTCCGGATCACCAACGAATGCCCTCTGCCCTGTGCGCCGGGCCAACTCGACCTCAGCGAACAGGCCTTCGCCAAACTGGCCCCTGTCTCGACCGGCCGGATCGCCATCACCTGGAGCCTGGTGAGCCCCAGCTCGTCGGGCACGATCTCTATCCGCTACAAGAACGGATCCAGCCCCTACTGGTGCGGCGTCCAGGCCATCGGGCACCGCAACCCGCTCGCCCGGCTGGAGGTCAGCACCGGCGGCGGCTGGCGCCAACTGACCCGGACCGACTACAACTACTTTCTCTCTCCCGACGGCAGCGGATGCGGCAAGGCGATCAGGCTCACCGACATCTACGGAGAACAACTGACCATCAACGGCATCGCCCTGCGGCCGGACGTCGTGCAGTCGACGGGAGTCCAGTTCGCCCGGCACTGA
- a CDS encoding response regulator transcription factor codes for MTEQPTAARPRHRLLVVEDEPSIRTLLEATLRLTGYEVRSTDTGQAALLEVERLKPHLVLLDVMLPDLDGFEVTRRLRAAGNDCPILFLTARTGTDDRITGLSAGGDDYVAKPFSIEEVLLRIEAILRRTAPAAEWQAVQSVLRYADLELDEGAHEVHRAGQYIALSPTEFKLLAYLLSNAGQVVSKVQILDHVWSYDFAGDSRIIETYVRYLRRKIDCFEPPLIHTVRGVGYCLRLPRDHAGTSGQ; via the coding sequence ATGACCGAGCAGCCCACAGCCGCGCGGCCGCGACATCGGCTCCTCGTGGTCGAGGACGAGCCCAGCATTCGCACCCTGCTGGAGGCAACGCTTCGCCTGACCGGATACGAGGTGAGAAGCACCGACACCGGACAGGCTGCCCTCCTGGAGGTCGAACGCCTAAAACCGCATCTGGTGCTGCTGGACGTGATGCTGCCCGACCTGGACGGCTTCGAGGTGACCCGCAGGCTGCGGGCGGCAGGCAACGACTGTCCGATCCTGTTCCTGACCGCCCGCACCGGCACCGACGATCGCATCACCGGTCTCAGCGCCGGCGGGGACGACTACGTTGCCAAACCCTTCAGCATCGAGGAGGTGTTGCTGCGCATCGAGGCCATTCTGCGTCGCACGGCGCCGGCCGCCGAATGGCAGGCGGTGCAGAGCGTTCTGCGCTACGCCGACCTCGAACTCGACGAGGGCGCCCACGAGGTGCACCGCGCAGGGCAGTACATCGCCCTGTCTCCAACCGAGTTCAAGCTCCTGGCCTACCTCCTGTCGAACGCGGGCCAGGTGGTGAGCAAGGTCCAGATCCTCGACCACGTCTGGAGCTACGACTTCGCGGGCGACTCCCGGATCATCGAGACGTACGTCAGGTACCTGCGCAGGAAGATCGACTGCTTCGAACCGCCACTGATCCACACCGTGCGCGGCGTCGGCTACTGCCTCAGGCTTCCCCGCGACCACGCAGGGACCTCGGGCCAGTGA